ACTTGGATGGTGCCAACGGTCGTTGACTGGCGTCCATCGCTACACTGGCACCAGGAGCAACGGCACGACGACCTTTAGCGGAAGCTACACGATCCAGCAGTCCGACATCGATGGCGCGAGCGTATCGAACCAGGCTAACGGCTACGGGAACGACACCT
This region of Nonlabens agnitus genomic DNA includes:
- a CDS encoding DUF7507 domain-containing protein, yielding MTNSGATTLTNVTVTDPLLGWCQRSLTGVHRYTGTRSNGTTTFSGSYTIQQSDIDGASVSNQANGYGNDT